In Hippocampus zosterae strain Florida chromosome 3, ASM2543408v3, whole genome shotgun sequence, a genomic segment contains:
- the arsa gene encoding arylsulfatase A: protein MEFTRLVFVTLFCPCTHATLLPNFVVIFADDVGFGDLGCYGHPSSLTPNLDRLAAQGLRFTDFYSTSPVCSPSRASLLTGRYQTRSGIYPGVLYPGSIGGLPLNESTIAEVLKPLGYATAAVGKWHLGFGTNGMFLPTKQGFDEYLGIPYSHDMGPCHNLTCFPPDVKCFGQCDVGTVLVPLMHNEVIKEQPVNFLDLERAYSDFATSFITTSAKKKRPFFLYYPSHHTHYPQYAGEGAAGKTSRGPFGDSLLEFDNTVGNLLATLEESGVINNTLVFFTADNGPSLMRTSRGGNAGTLRCGKGTTYEGGMREPAIAFWPGTIKPGVTRELASTLDILPTIARLAGAKSPPVELDGVDMTEILINHGKSKREAMMFYPTDPSEKLGLFALRLGKYKAHFFTRGSTLSSTTPDKECSVFAVLTAHDPPLLFDLEADPSEYYPLVPGGETDIPALLERIKKVKERFEASMLFGESQIRKGSDPQLEPCCSPQCRPKPHCCQC from the exons ATGGAATTTACCCGCCTGGTGTTTGTGACCTTGTTCTGCCCTTGTACACACGCCACATTGCTGCCCAATTTTGTTGTGATCTTTGCCGATGATGTGGGTTTTGGGGACTTGGGTTGTTACGGACACCCCAGCTCGCTTACACCGAATCTGGACCGACTTGCAGCGCAGGGACTCCGCTTTACGGACTTCTACAGCACCAGTCCCGTCTGCAGTCCGTCcag GGCGTCGCTGCTGACTGGTCGCTATCAGACCCGCTCGGGGATTTACCCCGGAGTTCTGTATCCCGGTTCCATCGGTGGACTACCGCTCAACGAATCCACCATCGCCGAGGTGCTGAAGCCTCTGGGCTATGCCACGGCTGCCGTGGGGAAGTGGCACCTGGGATTCGGGACGAATGGAATGTTCCTTCCTACCAAGCAGGGCTTCGACGAGTACCTCGGCATACCGTACTCACACGACATG GGTCCGTGTCACAACCTGACCTGCTTCCCTCCGGACGTTAAATGCTTTGGGCAGTGCGACGTGGGCACCGTTCTGGTCCCGCTGATGCACAATGAAGTCATCAAGGAGCAGCCCGTCAACTTCCTGGATCTGGAACGGGCATACAGCGACTTCGCCACCAGCTTTATCACCACCTCGGCCAAGAAGAAGCGACCCTTTTTCCTCTACTATCCGTCACAC CACACCCATTACCCCCAGTATGCTGGCGAGGGGGCTGCCGGAAAGACATCAAGAGGCCCATTCGGAGACTCTCTGCTGGAGTTTGACAACACTGTTGGAAACTTACTTGCCACCTTGGAGGAGAGCGGAGTGATTAATAATACGCTGGTGTTTTTCACGGCAGACAACGG GCCTTCGCTGATGCGCACGTCCCGCGGCGGCAACGCCGGAACTCTGAGATGCGGCAAAGGCACCACGTACGAGGGTGGGATGAGAGAACCCGCCATCGCCTTCTGGCCAGGCACCATCAAGCCAG GTGTAACACGTGAGCTGGCCAGCACTCTGGACATCCTGCCCACCATCGCTAGGCTTGCAGGAGCAAAATCGCCCCCAGTGGAgctggatggtgttgatatgACTGAAATCCTGATCAATCATGGAAAG AGTAAAAGGGAGGCTATGATGTTCTACCCTACTGATCCCAGTGAAAAGTTGGGCCTCTTCGCACTCCGACTTGGAAAGTACAAGGCACACTTCTTCACACGAG GTTCAACCTTAAGCAGCACCACCCCCGACAAAGAATGCTCAGTGTTCGCCGTCCTTACCGCTCACGATCCGCCGCTGCTCTTCGACCTGGAGGCGGACCCCTCGGAGTATTACCCGCTAGTGCCGGGCGGCGAAACGGATATCCCGGCGCTGCTGGAGAGAATCAAGAAAGTCAAGGAGCGTTTTGAAGCCTCCATGTTGTTTGGAGAGAGTCAGATCAGGAAAGGAAGTGACCCGCAGCTGGAGCCTTGCTGCAGTCCGCAGTGCAGACCGAAACCTCATTGCTGTCAATGCTGA